The following proteins are encoded in a genomic region of Oceanisphaera profunda:
- a CDS encoding LrgB family protein: protein MMLWLAIPLTAALYLAVKKLARHYKSPLINTIMLPALLIIGVLVLTGQDSSAYQAGTKPLNLLLELAVVAFALPLYQQAAKIRQQLWPIVLCCSISVLISVGTTLLLGGILHAQPQLLASIATKSITTPLAMSVSATMGGIPAIAAGLVIIVGMMGAIIGFPVLKIAGVTHPEAQGLAMGASAHAIGTGAAAEVGPVQGAFASLAMVVCGIATALLAPPLFHLYLWLIG from the coding sequence ATGATGCTGTGGCTGGCAATACCCCTCACCGCCGCCTTGTATTTAGCCGTGAAGAAACTGGCGCGCCACTATAAAAGCCCGCTGATCAACACCATTATGCTGCCGGCGCTGCTGATCATCGGCGTGCTGGTGTTAACCGGCCAAGATAGCAGTGCATATCAGGCAGGCACCAAACCGCTCAACTTATTATTGGAATTAGCGGTGGTCGCCTTTGCCCTGCCCTTATACCAACAAGCGGCTAAAATTCGCCAACAGCTGTGGCCAATCGTATTGTGCTGCAGTATCTCAGTATTGATTTCGGTAGGCACTACCTTACTACTCGGCGGCATTTTGCATGCTCAACCGCAACTACTGGCCTCCATTGCTACTAAATCTATCACCACACCTTTAGCCATGAGTGTCAGTGCCACCATGGGCGGCATTCCGGCTATAGCCGCAGGCTTGGTGATCATAGTGGGCATGATGGGCGCTATTATTGGCTTTCCAGTGCTTAAAATCGCCGGTGTGACGCATCCTGAAGCGCAAGGCTTGGCGATGGGCGCCAGTGCTCATGCCATTGGCACCGGTGCGGCTGCCGAAGTTGGGCCGGTGCAAGGCGCCTTTGCTTCATTGGCCATGGTGGTGTGTGGCATTGCCACCGCCTTATTGGCGCCGCCCTTGTTTCATTTGTATCTTTGGTTGATAGGGTAA